Proteins found in one Sulfuricurvum sp. genomic segment:
- the obgE gene encoding GTPase ObgE: MFSDSVEITVSSGKGGAGCVAFRREKYVLQGGPNGGDGGKGGDVYFRVDNNTHTLAHFQGNKNLKADKGQPGSGSNMAGKAGKRLVVVVPPGTQVVDVETGEVLLDLLEDGKEVLFLEGGRGGLGNVHFKSSTNQKPMYAQPGEPAVTRVVRLDLKLIADVGLVGFPNVGKSTLISTVSNARPEVANYEFTTLTPKLGQINIGEFDSYIMADIPGIIGGASEGKGLGLKFLRHIERTKTLLFMIDLASYHELEYQYETLKQELEKFSPLLAERNFAIALTRADAMSPEEAIEKTNAFLKLVNLAPVTKSRFAFSEEYPVYEQEDFDKAFYDRTKPAFIAPISSAINLNIKPLTYALYQMVVTERK; the protein is encoded by the coding sequence ATGTTTAGTGATAGTGTAGAAATTACCGTCTCATCCGGAAAAGGGGGAGCAGGGTGTGTTGCTTTCAGACGGGAAAAATACGTCCTTCAAGGTGGTCCAAACGGCGGTGACGGCGGTAAAGGGGGCGATGTATATTTTAGAGTTGATAACAATACACACACCCTCGCCCATTTCCAAGGGAACAAAAATCTAAAAGCCGACAAAGGACAGCCGGGTTCCGGCTCGAACATGGCAGGTAAAGCGGGTAAACGACTTGTTGTTGTCGTTCCACCCGGAACGCAGGTTGTTGATGTCGAAACAGGCGAAGTTTTATTGGATCTTCTTGAAGACGGTAAAGAGGTTCTCTTTTTAGAAGGAGGACGCGGTGGACTTGGAAATGTCCATTTTAAATCTTCAACTAACCAAAAACCGATGTATGCACAGCCGGGTGAACCGGCTGTTACACGGGTTGTCCGGCTTGATCTTAAATTGATCGCTGATGTCGGGCTTGTCGGTTTTCCGAATGTCGGTAAGTCAACCTTGATCTCTACAGTTTCAAATGCCCGTCCGGAAGTGGCAAATTATGAATTTACTACATTGACTCCGAAACTCGGACAAATCAATATCGGTGAGTTCGATTCGTATATTATGGCAGATATTCCCGGTATCATCGGTGGAGCATCAGAGGGGAAAGGGCTTGGTCTTAAATTCCTACGACATATTGAACGTACGAAAACATTGTTGTTTATGATTGATTTGGCATCGTACCATGAGTTAGAATATCAGTACGAAACGCTAAAGCAAGAACTCGAAAAATTCTCACCCTTATTGGCAGAACGTAATTTTGCAATTGCATTGACCCGTGCCGATGCGATGAGCCCCGAAGAGGCGATTGAAAAAACCAATGCCTTTTTGAAATTGGTTAATCTGGCTCCGGTAACCAAAAGTCGTTTTGCTTTTAGTGAAGAGTATCCGGTTTATGAACAAGAAGATTTTGATAAAGCGTTTTATGATCGTACAAAACCGGCATTTATCGCTCCGATCTCTTCGGCGATCAATCTCAATATCAAACCTTTAACGTATGCACTTTATCAAATGGTCGTAACGGAGCGCAAATGA